The Fictibacillus arsenicus genome contains a region encoding:
- a CDS encoding M36 family metallopeptidase — protein MSINKKTITGSAVCSALLLSQLFPASDLPVNALSSNELTNEHNHENFDIRKNLSAVLPDHSQIEAANSFIQETGTGTKISWNSTFGTPSFISKNKGYLTPPSSYNSETIARNWLKENSQMFGLSSNQADSLSVIKNHSIPGSGLQTVVFQQTFSGIESANGGRIIISVNKDGRILSVASNASNASEMDEAHTLSSKDALLSVVKEHLPELNYTPVLNGSNKGWEEYAGGDTLPTVQRVKKSAFVTSDGVRPAYRVLFIEKLNKGKEVVVDGVTGKTLFERSLVQNLDPEGLIFENYPGSPTGGTQVVKSLKGDPEASPQGWLLPANDAGVTTLGNNADTYANWSNFLVPEGAGLVRPVNPLGQFKYPFKNAWNKTEGQTVPPSYAEDVNSAATNLFYHHNLFHDYFYKLGWTESAGNLQAANFGKGGMEGDPILGLVQAGATSGGEPTYTGRDNAYMLTLPDGIPAWSGMFLWEPIKGAFEGEYTDGDFDAGIIYHEYSHALSNRYVAGGESLNSHQAGSMGEAWGDWFGMHYLVKKGLQKNPVVGAYVTGNQERGIRSWALDDAPLQFGDVGFDIVGPEVHADGEIWAAILWHVRESLIAELGKEEGESVAEHIVMDAMPISAPDPSMDDMRTAILAADQDRYGGDHYDLLWKAFAQRGLGASAKSLSGDDTDPVPSYDHPVSGQNGMLAGKIINSSTKKPVKDAKIIIGQYEARTSPVALSSDTGGFSMPIVSGTYDITIQARGFGSTTFKNVAITAGEIESLDVKLSPNLASAANGAEVVSVSDETETHPVKNALDDTEATVYASQTKEEGFTGSEFVVDLAGDKPATVSSVQVSAFKDIAKARFSALKDFTVQTSLDGENWTAVKDGAFNAGKPRPATPDLHYKTFDLAEPVKANFIKFIANNAQDNSLGHVQVAEVQVFAERSSKVKALPPVVTEPFKSEGVIQAGNPATGIGSLADLDATGSVTQNEFVSTQNPEPASQGVDGYVVSLPEQYRDGLHNLSVTGPDDGAHDLDVYFYDSSFNLIGSIATAGANETGIVPGGTSYIYVGLYSGANVPFTLDVKSPFAN, from the coding sequence ATGTCTATCAACAAAAAAACAATTACCGGCTCAGCCGTATGTTCTGCTTTACTTTTATCACAGTTATTCCCAGCCAGTGATCTCCCCGTGAATGCTCTTTCATCAAATGAACTGACCAACGAACATAATCACGAGAATTTTGATATCCGTAAAAATTTATCTGCAGTACTTCCTGATCATTCACAAATAGAAGCAGCAAATTCATTTATTCAAGAAACAGGCACCGGAACAAAAATCTCCTGGAATTCAACTTTTGGCACACCTTCTTTTATCTCAAAAAACAAAGGATACTTAACTCCTCCATCCAGTTATAACAGTGAGACTATTGCTCGAAACTGGCTCAAAGAGAATTCACAAATGTTCGGACTCTCTTCCAATCAAGCAGACTCCCTTTCAGTTATAAAGAACCATTCTATTCCTGGCAGCGGTCTTCAAACGGTTGTTTTTCAGCAAACTTTCTCTGGGATTGAATCCGCAAACGGCGGACGGATCATAATTTCTGTCAATAAAGATGGACGTATTCTTTCTGTTGCATCAAATGCTTCAAATGCGTCAGAAATGGATGAAGCACATACACTCTCAAGCAAAGATGCACTTCTGTCTGTAGTTAAGGAACATCTTCCTGAATTAAATTATACGCCTGTTTTAAACGGGTCAAATAAAGGCTGGGAAGAATATGCTGGCGGCGATACCCTTCCAACTGTTCAGCGCGTTAAAAAATCAGCGTTTGTCACATCCGATGGTGTAAGACCTGCCTACCGTGTACTTTTTATTGAAAAACTGAACAAAGGTAAAGAAGTTGTTGTTGACGGAGTAACAGGTAAAACTCTTTTTGAACGATCACTTGTTCAAAACCTTGATCCTGAAGGCTTAATTTTTGAAAATTATCCCGGTTCCCCGACAGGCGGCACACAGGTTGTGAAATCCTTAAAAGGTGACCCAGAAGCTTCTCCGCAAGGATGGCTGCTGCCTGCAAATGATGCTGGCGTTACAACACTTGGAAATAATGCGGACACGTATGCAAACTGGAGTAATTTCCTCGTCCCAGAAGGAGCTGGGCTTGTCAGACCAGTAAACCCCCTCGGGCAATTTAAATATCCGTTTAAAAACGCCTGGAACAAAACTGAAGGACAAACCGTTCCCCCATCTTATGCAGAAGATGTAAACAGTGCAGCAACGAATTTGTTCTATCATCACAACTTGTTTCACGATTATTTTTATAAGCTGGGATGGACAGAATCTGCAGGTAATCTTCAAGCGGCGAATTTCGGAAAAGGCGGTATGGAAGGTGACCCTATCCTCGGTCTTGTTCAAGCAGGCGCAACATCAGGAGGAGAACCGACATATACGGGCCGTGACAACGCCTATATGCTTACACTTCCCGATGGTATTCCTGCGTGGAGCGGTATGTTTTTATGGGAGCCGATTAAAGGGGCTTTTGAAGGCGAATATACAGACGGTGATTTTGATGCCGGAATTATATATCACGAATACAGCCATGCTCTCTCCAACCGTTATGTAGCAGGAGGCGAATCTCTGAACAGCCATCAAGCAGGATCCATGGGTGAAGCTTGGGGGGACTGGTTCGGCATGCACTATCTTGTTAAAAAGGGTCTACAAAAAAACCCTGTTGTCGGGGCATATGTAACGGGGAATCAGGAACGTGGGATCCGAAGCTGGGCACTCGATGACGCTCCTCTACAGTTTGGTGACGTTGGGTTTGATATCGTTGGTCCTGAAGTCCACGCTGATGGTGAGATTTGGGCGGCTATTCTTTGGCATGTTAGAGAAAGTTTAATAGCTGAGCTAGGAAAAGAAGAAGGTGAATCTGTCGCAGAACATATCGTCATGGATGCAATGCCAATCTCTGCTCCTGATCCGTCAATGGATGATATGCGAACAGCCATCCTTGCAGCTGACCAAGACAGATACGGCGGAGATCATTATGATCTTTTATGGAAAGCTTTTGCCCAAAGAGGTCTTGGAGCTTCAGCTAAATCTTTATCTGGTGATGATACTGATCCCGTACCATCGTATGACCACCCTGTTTCAGGACAAAATGGTATGCTTGCCGGAAAGATTATAAATTCTTCAACAAAAAAACCAGTAAAAGATGCAAAGATTATTATTGGACAATATGAAGCCCGTACTAGTCCTGTAGCTTTATCAAGTGATACAGGCGGGTTCAGCATGCCTATCGTCTCGGGAACCTATGACATTACCATTCAGGCTCGCGGCTTCGGTTCAACAACATTTAAAAATGTAGCTATTACAGCTGGTGAGATTGAGTCATTAGATGTGAAACTATCACCTAACCTTGCTTCTGCAGCAAACGGAGCTGAAGTAGTATCGGTATCTGATGAAACAGAAACACATCCTGTGAAAAATGCTCTGGATGATACAGAAGCCACCGTGTATGCTTCACAAACAAAAGAAGAAGGTTTTACGGGATCTGAGTTTGTTGTAGATCTTGCAGGAGACAAACCAGCCACCGTTTCAAGTGTCCAAGTAAGTGCATTTAAAGACATTGCAAAAGCACGTTTTTCAGCATTAAAAGACTTTACCGTCCAAACATCGCTTGACGGTGAAAACTGGACTGCTGTTAAAGACGGTGCATTCAACGCTGGAAAGCCTCGTCCTGCAACACCTGACCTGCATTATAAAACGTTCGATTTGGCTGAACCGGTAAAAGCAAACTTTATTAAGTTCATTGCTAATAATGCTCAAGATAATTCTCTCGGCCATGTTCAGGTTGCCGAAGTTCAAGTTTTTGCAGAACGGTCATCAAAAGTTAAGGCATTGCCTCCTGTTGTTACAGAACCATTTAAAAGTGAAGGGGTAATCCAGGCAGGCAACCCGGCAACAGGAATCGGAAGCTTAGCTGACTTGGACGCGACAGGAAGTGTAACACAGAACGAATTCGTTTCGACCCAAAACCCTGAACCGGCATCACAAGGTGTAGATGGATATGTAGTAAGTCTTCCTGAACAATATCGTGATGGATTGCATAACTTATCTGTCACAGGTCCTGATGATGGGGCACATGATCTTGATGTTTATTTCTATGATTCATCATTCAATCTGATCGGCAGCATCGCAACAGCGGGGGCGAATGAGACAGGAATTGTCCCTGGTGGTACATCTTATATCTATGTAGGTCTGTATTCCGGTGCAAATGTTCCATTTACACTAGATGTGAAAAGTCCATTTGCGAATTAA
- the hemE gene encoding uroporphyrinogen decarboxylase, producing MNEEFLKACRKEKNSHIPVWYMRQAGRSQPEYRKLKEKYSLFDITHRPEMCAGVTKLPVDQHGVDAAILYKDIMSPVPAIGVDVEIKPGVGPVIDNPVRTREAVERLGTINPEKDVPYVLETIKILRQQLEVPLITFAGAPFTLASYMVEGGPSRDYHKTKQLMFSDPESWFMLMDKLGDMTIAYAKAQIKAGAQAFQIFDSWVGALNQQDYAKYIMPVMERIFSELRREGVPLILYGTGARHLVMEWNELPIDVIGLDWRLSPREARQMGVTKALQGNLDPSLLLAPWEVIEARTKEILDEGMEEPGFIFNVGKGIFPEVNIATLKQLTTFVHEYTSKKLG from the coding sequence ATGAATGAAGAGTTTTTAAAGGCGTGTCGTAAGGAGAAAAATTCACATATTCCTGTATGGTACATGAGACAGGCGGGCCGTTCTCAGCCTGAGTACCGTAAATTGAAGGAGAAGTATTCACTGTTTGATATCACTCACAGACCTGAGATGTGCGCAGGCGTTACAAAGCTGCCGGTTGATCAGCACGGTGTTGATGCAGCGATTCTTTACAAAGATATTATGTCGCCAGTTCCTGCAATCGGGGTAGATGTAGAGATCAAGCCAGGTGTTGGACCTGTTATTGATAATCCTGTAAGAACACGCGAGGCTGTTGAAAGACTTGGAACGATCAACCCTGAGAAGGATGTTCCATATGTACTTGAAACGATTAAAATTTTGCGTCAGCAATTGGAAGTTCCCCTCATAACTTTTGCAGGTGCTCCATTTACGCTTGCAAGCTATATGGTTGAAGGGGGTCCTTCACGTGATTACCATAAAACAAAGCAGCTTATGTTCTCTGATCCAGAGAGCTGGTTCATGCTGATGGACAAGCTTGGAGACATGACGATCGCTTATGCAAAAGCTCAGATTAAAGCCGGAGCTCAAGCTTTTCAAATTTTTGATTCTTGGGTGGGAGCTTTAAATCAACAGGATTACGCAAAGTATATTATGCCTGTTATGGAGCGAATCTTCTCAGAACTTCGCAGAGAAGGTGTTCCATTGATCCTTTACGGAACAGGCGCACGGCATCTCGTGATGGAGTGGAACGAACTTCCTATCGATGTTATTGGACTTGACTGGAGATTGTCACCAAGAGAAGCGCGTCAGATGGGTGTTACGAAGGCGCTGCAAGGAAACTTGGATCCTTCACTTCTGCTTGCTCCTTGGGAAGTTATCGAAGCAAGAACGAAAGAAATTTTGGATGAAGGTATGGAAGAGCCAGGATTTATCTTTAATGTAGGTAAAGGTATTTTCCCTGAGGTCAACATCGCAACATTGAAACAATTAACCACCTTTGTCCATGAATACACGTCTAAAAAACTAGGGTGA
- the hemH gene encoding ferrochelatase: MTKKKTGILVMAYGTPRSLDEVESYYTHIRRGRKPSPEQLQELTERYEQIGGISPLAKITEDQAQKLEEEMNRRYPDQEFKSYLGLKHIDPFIEDAVQQMKENGIEEAVTLVLAPHYSTFSVKSYNGRAVEESAKIGGPDFVTIDSWYDEPKYIQYWAEGIKRTFNNIPEGEHDKTVVIFSAHSLPEKILQMGDPYPVQLQETADLIAKEASVPHYTIGWQSAGNTPEPWIGPDVQDLTRDLYNEQGYKHFIYCPVGFVADHLEVLYDNDYECKVVTDELGVNYYRPEMPNAKPEFIDCLATTVEKALAKERM; encoded by the coding sequence GTGACAAAGAAGAAAACCGGAATACTCGTAATGGCATATGGAACCCCAAGAAGCCTGGATGAAGTTGAGAGCTATTACACACACATTAGACGAGGCCGCAAACCTTCCCCTGAACAGCTTCAGGAACTGACGGAAAGATACGAGCAGATCGGCGGAATATCTCCATTAGCAAAAATTACGGAAGATCAGGCACAAAAACTAGAAGAAGAAATGAATCGCCGTTATCCAGACCAGGAGTTTAAAAGCTACCTAGGTTTGAAGCATATCGATCCTTTCATTGAAGATGCTGTTCAGCAGATGAAAGAAAATGGTATCGAGGAGGCTGTAACTCTTGTACTTGCTCCGCATTATTCTACGTTCAGTGTTAAATCTTACAACGGACGTGCAGTAGAAGAGTCAGCGAAAATCGGCGGTCCTGATTTTGTTACAATTGACAGCTGGTATGACGAGCCTAAGTATATTCAATACTGGGCAGAAGGAATTAAACGAACGTTTAATAACATTCCTGAAGGCGAACATGACAAAACGGTTGTTATCTTTTCTGCACACAGTCTTCCAGAGAAAATTTTACAAATGGGAGATCCCTACCCGGTTCAATTGCAGGAAACAGCTGATTTGATCGCGAAAGAAGCCAGCGTTCCCCATTATACAATCGGATGGCAAAGTGCAGGAAATACGCCGGAGCCATGGATTGGACCAGATGTTCAGGATCTTACACGTGACCTTTACAATGAACAAGGCTACAAGCATTTCATCTATTGCCCTGTAGGATTTGTTGCAGATCACTTAGAGGTTCTGTATGACAATGACTATGAGTGCAAAGTAGTAACGGACGAATTAGGCGTTAACTATTACCGACCTGAAATGCCAAATGCAAAACCTGAATTTATTGACTGTCTGGCAACAACAGTTGAAAAAGCACTAGCAAAAGAAAGAATGTGA
- the hemY gene encoding protoporphyrinogen oxidase — translation MSERKHVIILGGGITGLAAAFYVQKYAKETGKLVTFTLLESSSRLGGKIETIKENGFVIERGPDSYLARKTVMTELAKEVGLEKELVSNETGQAYILHNMRLHPIPEGAVMGVPTKVMPFVFTPLFSIFGKTRAVFDLVLPKRSDSSKDISVGHFFRRRLGDEVVDRLIEPLLSGIYAGKIDQLSLQSTFPQFVETEKKHRSLIVGMKKSQPKLVKTQKTEKKKGAFLTFKNGLSSFVSALKASLPEEHIKTGVKAESVERLEDGTYSVKMEDGSILAADHVIVTTPYAVTKKLFNEKLFPADFHKTKPTSVATVAMEFNEDEVSFSLDGTGFVIAKSEKTSITACTWTSRKWPHTTPKGKVLLRCYVGRADDQGIVHESDEVILNKVLDDLKKIMGVVEKPEKYYVSRMIDSMPQYEVGHKEYVKQLRGTFEKELPGVLLAGAPYDGVGLPDCVNSAKRAVESLFTK, via the coding sequence ATGAGCGAGCGAAAGCACGTGATCATTTTAGGCGGCGGCATTACAGGTTTAGCCGCTGCCTTTTATGTGCAAAAGTATGCAAAAGAAACAGGGAAGCTTGTAACATTTACATTGCTTGAAAGCAGCAGCAGGCTTGGCGGAAAGATTGAAACGATCAAGGAAAATGGATTTGTAATCGAGCGGGGGCCGGATTCCTATCTGGCTCGAAAAACGGTAATGACCGAACTGGCTAAAGAGGTTGGTCTTGAAAAAGAACTGGTTTCCAATGAAACAGGACAAGCTTATATTTTGCATAATATGAGATTGCATCCTATTCCGGAGGGAGCGGTAATGGGTGTTCCGACAAAAGTAATGCCGTTTGTATTCACTCCGCTCTTTTCAATTTTTGGAAAAACGAGAGCAGTTTTTGACCTTGTCCTTCCTAAGCGTTCAGATTCTAGTAAAGATATATCGGTGGGGCACTTTTTTAGAAGACGTCTTGGTGATGAAGTAGTAGACCGTCTGATCGAACCATTGCTGTCAGGAATCTATGCTGGTAAGATCGATCAATTAAGCTTGCAGTCTACTTTTCCTCAATTTGTTGAAACAGAAAAAAAGCATAGAAGTTTAATTGTTGGCATGAAAAAATCACAGCCAAAGCTTGTGAAAACTCAGAAAACGGAAAAGAAAAAAGGCGCATTCTTAACATTTAAAAACGGGCTGTCCTCTTTTGTATCAGCTCTTAAAGCATCTCTCCCTGAAGAACATATAAAAACAGGTGTGAAAGCTGAATCTGTAGAGCGTTTAGAAGACGGGACTTACTCTGTTAAAATGGAAGATGGGTCAATTTTAGCTGCTGACCACGTGATCGTAACCACGCCTTATGCAGTCACGAAAAAATTATTTAACGAAAAGCTGTTTCCGGCAGATTTTCATAAAACGAAACCTACATCTGTTGCAACAGTTGCGATGGAATTTAATGAAGATGAAGTATCATTTTCATTAGATGGTACCGGATTTGTTATCGCAAAAAGCGAGAAAACTTCTATCACAGCATGTACTTGGACAAGCCGCAAATGGCCGCATACGACACCTAAAGGTAAGGTACTTCTAAGATGCTATGTTGGCCGGGCTGATGACCAGGGAATCGTTCATGAGTCAGATGAAGTGATTTTGAACAAAGTTTTGGATGATCTTAAAAAGATAATGGGTGTAGTTGAAAAGCCTGAAAAATATTATGTTTCCCGTATGATCGATTCGATGCCGCAGTACGAAGTGGGGCATAAAGAATACGTGAAACAGCTTAGAGGGACATTTGAAAAAGAGCTCCCAGGTGTACTTCTTGCAGGTGCTCCGTATGATGGTGTGGGACTTCCGGATTGTGTGAATTCAGCAAAAAGAGCTGTTGAATCTCTTTTTACCAAATAA
- a CDS encoding ATP-binding protein, protein MQAFIEPLFVNIAIVFSFTHLLNMFFPLHPGVIPSLKNKVIFGVISGIGALVCMMFPIETLKDSFFDLRNVPIMIVTLYAGWLPGAICSLFVIVARSGMGGDFAWLGVVLTLLAYVVALIYQGFFDEDKRRWVSAIYIAVIYTLFYILFIHSYLEFLTIDFYLVYFSSFLIAFFSCIFLIERLVKINMQLKETVYLDKLAVAGQMAAAIAHEVRNPMTTIRGMIQFLGSTTSDEKLKEHSPLLIEELDRTNKIITDYLSMVKPDIPKLESIDVETILIDVVSITAPYGSIHNVEVSLREIGSYLICTDEPKLKQGLINIIKNGIEAIDHAGTINIYKYKVTKKYITIAIEDNGKGMTEKELEQIGLPFYTTKAKGTGLGMMVTFKLIKDMSGKLRYESELNEGTRVLLTLPLSTNSDQLQKEVVM, encoded by the coding sequence ATGCAAGCATTTATTGAACCATTATTCGTTAATATTGCAATCGTTTTCTCGTTTACTCACCTCTTGAATATGTTCTTCCCTCTTCACCCAGGTGTAATACCAAGCTTGAAAAACAAGGTTATTTTTGGGGTAATAAGCGGAATAGGCGCTCTCGTTTGTATGATGTTCCCGATTGAAACGCTTAAAGATTCTTTTTTTGACCTCAGAAATGTACCTATTATGATAGTGACCCTTTATGCTGGCTGGCTGCCCGGAGCCATCTGTTCTTTGTTTGTTATAGTTGCAAGAAGCGGTATGGGCGGGGACTTTGCATGGCTCGGTGTCGTATTAACTTTGCTAGCTTATGTGGTTGCATTAATTTATCAAGGATTCTTTGACGAAGATAAACGCAGGTGGGTTTCAGCGATCTATATAGCTGTTATCTATACTTTATTTTATATCTTGTTCATCCACTCGTATCTGGAATTTTTAACAATCGATTTTTATCTTGTTTATTTTTCAAGTTTTCTTATCGCTTTCTTTTCTTGTATTTTTCTTATCGAGAGGCTTGTTAAGATCAATATGCAATTAAAAGAAACGGTTTATCTGGATAAATTAGCGGTTGCTGGCCAAATGGCAGCAGCGATCGCACATGAAGTCAGAAATCCGATGACAACCATCCGAGGTATGATTCAGTTTTTGGGAAGTACAACAAGTGATGAAAAATTGAAAGAGCATTCCCCGTTACTAATTGAGGAGCTGGACCGGACGAATAAAATCATTACAGATTACTTATCAATGGTGAAACCCGATATTCCCAAACTGGAAAGTATCGATGTCGAAACCATTTTAATTGATGTAGTTTCAATTACCGCTCCGTATGGATCAATACACAATGTGGAAGTGTCTTTAAGAGAGATTGGATCATACTTGATCTGTACAGACGAACCGAAACTCAAACAAGGACTCATAAACATTATTAAGAACGGAATTGAAGCAATTGATCATGCAGGTACTATCAATATCTATAAATATAAAGTTACCAAAAAATATATAACTATTGCGATTGAGGATAATGGAAAAGGAATGACTGAAAAAGAGCTTGAGCAGATTGGTCTTCCGTTTTATACAACGAAAGCAAAAGGGACAGGTTTAGGTATGATGGTAACCTTTAAACTGATTAAAGATATGAGCGGGAAACTCCGCTATGAAAGTGAGTTGAATGAAGGTACTAGAGTGCTTTTAACTCTGCCGTTAAGTACGAATTCTGATCAGCTGCAAAAAGAGGTGGTAATGTAA
- a CDS encoding TetR/AcrR family transcriptional regulator yields MDRRQSILEAAERSFSMFGYKASTVDQIAKIANVGKGTIYTFFANKEELFSEIITNLVKETKIAASKAIKEDRPFYENLHYALYEVIEFRKTHQLAVKLSQEVKEMNTSPVTDALQRIEKAVLSFVQRELDKAIEKGEIKDCPTDIVAFMMVKLYLALIFDWERDNPAIQKEKMLEVLEMFVMDGLRKEV; encoded by the coding sequence ATGGATCGGAGACAAAGCATATTAGAAGCAGCTGAACGTTCCTTTTCAATGTTTGGCTATAAGGCGAGTACGGTTGACCAGATCGCGAAAATTGCGAATGTAGGCAAAGGGACCATCTACACTTTTTTCGCAAATAAAGAAGAGCTGTTTTCTGAGATTATTACGAACCTAGTAAAAGAAACAAAGATTGCAGCTTCAAAGGCGATTAAAGAAGACCGGCCATTTTATGAAAATCTGCATTATGCCTTATATGAAGTGATTGAGTTCCGAAAAACGCATCAATTAGCTGTAAAACTTTCACAGGAAGTAAAAGAAATGAATACATCACCTGTAACGGATGCCCTGCAAAGAATCGAAAAAGCGGTACTGAGTTTTGTTCAAAGGGAACTGGATAAAGCGATTGAAAAAGGTGAAATCAAGGACTGTCCTACAGATATCGTGGCATTTATGATGGTCAAACTGTACCTGGCTCTTATTTTTGATTGGGAAAGGGATAATCCCGCGATCCAAAAAGAAAAGATGCTCGAAGTTCTTGAAATGTTCGTTATGGATGGGCTTCGAAAAGAAGTATGA